A window of Natrinema versiforme contains these coding sequences:
- a CDS encoding cytochrome c biogenesis CcdA family protein, which produces MIDSALVMSISFGLISGIATFFSPCSYPLLPGYVGFYVSQTDGDRASLGGALSRGLVAGLGVLVTFGVLLGATFWVGYETLSAVTWFELVAGIVLIAFGLLVVSGRAPSPSIALPKRRSSVLGFAIFGVGYALAAAGCVAPVFFGVVTRALSLPTTSAAILLGTYVGSFVVLMVSLTVATGMGLVASAGRLAAYTGTLKRIAGAVMIVAGIGQLYLAIVVLDVINVIDVVRQLYPTIVVLVP; this is translated from the coding sequence ATGATTGATTCGGCGCTCGTGATGTCGATCTCGTTCGGATTGATATCCGGGATTGCGACCTTTTTCTCGCCGTGTTCTTACCCGCTCCTTCCGGGATACGTCGGCTTTTACGTCAGCCAGACTGACGGCGATCGGGCGTCGCTGGGCGGTGCGCTAAGTCGCGGGCTGGTCGCCGGTCTCGGCGTGCTCGTCACCTTCGGCGTCCTGCTCGGAGCGACGTTCTGGGTCGGATACGAGACGCTGTCGGCCGTCACGTGGTTCGAACTCGTCGCCGGGATCGTCCTGATCGCGTTCGGGCTTCTGGTCGTCTCCGGCCGTGCGCCGTCGCCGTCGATCGCGCTTCCGAAGCGACGCTCGAGCGTGCTCGGGTTCGCGATCTTCGGCGTCGGCTACGCGCTGGCGGCGGCGGGCTGTGTCGCACCGGTTTTCTTCGGCGTGGTCACCCGCGCGCTCTCGCTCCCGACGACCTCGGCGGCGATCCTCCTCGGAACGTACGTCGGGAGTTTCGTCGTGCTCATGGTTTCGCTGACTGTCGCAACGGGGATGGGGCTCGTTGCCAGTGCCGGCCGACTCGCGGCCTATACTGGCACGCTCAAGCGCATCGCGGGCGCGGTCATGATCGTCGCCGGCATCGGACAACTGTATCTCGCCATCGTCGTCCTCGATGTCATCAATGTCATCGATGTCGTCAGGCAACTGTATCCCACCATCGTCGTCCTCGTCCCCTGA
- a CDS encoding universal stress protein: MYQDLLLATDGSDAAERATDHAIELASGLDATLHVLSVSEDGPQAANKEDKLRSDPESEAERAAEHARDAASQNGVEVTADIRHGVPQEQVVDFAETNPVDMVIVGTAGRSGLDHLISGSVAEEIVRNAPVPVLTVRERP, translated from the coding sequence ATGTATCAGGATTTGCTGCTCGCGACGGACGGGAGCGACGCCGCCGAACGGGCGACCGATCACGCGATCGAACTGGCGAGCGGACTCGACGCGACCCTGCACGTCCTGTCCGTCTCCGAGGACGGGCCACAGGCCGCGAACAAGGAGGATAAGTTGCGCTCGGATCCGGAAAGCGAAGCCGAGCGGGCCGCCGAACACGCCAGAGACGCGGCGTCGCAAAACGGCGTCGAGGTGACCGCGGACATCCGCCACGGCGTCCCGCAGGAACAGGTCGTCGACTTCGCGGAGACGAACCCGGTCGATATGGTCATCGTCGGGACGGCCGGCCGGTCCGGGCTCGATCACCTGATCTCGGGCAGCGTCGCCGAGGAAATCGTCCGGAACGCGCCGGTGCCGGTCCTCACCGTTCGCGAACGACCCTGA